From the Candidatus Delongbacteria bacterium genome, one window contains:
- a CDS encoding transposase, translating to MSWKEVTAVKSRHEFVLAALGSGANISELCREAGISRRVGYKWIHRFKQLGIVGLEDQKRGPRPDPDPAVGEMVMEIVRQRNLHPTWGPQKLRVILLRSHPEDEVPSERTIGRVLGKCGMVPPRRQGHSGGIRLQQGLPAQAPNDVWTIDFKGWWHVRNGIRCDPLTLRDEYSRYLFAIQALPSLKWEGVRAVMERVFEQYGMPKVIHSDNGRPFAASNGLCGLTKLSAWWLALGIDLYRNRPRHPQDNGGHERMHRDVRAELQVDPKADLATQQEAFDAWRMDFNMVRPHEALGQRTPAQVYNSSNRPYPGHVDSVAYPKHMDVRVVRRRGTIRYLNRECYLTEALSNWPVGLEMSPKDRLRVWFANVCLGETDARFGSPLQPPAFAASQGDKPQLVNGELLPK from the coding sequence ATGAGCTGGAAAGAGGTTACTGCAGTGAAGTCACGCCATGAGTTCGTGCTTGCAGCTCTGGGGAGCGGAGCGAACATATCGGAGCTTTGTCGCGAAGCAGGTATCAGCCGAAGAGTTGGGTACAAGTGGATTCACAGGTTCAAACAGCTCGGCATTGTCGGGCTGGAAGATCAGAAGCGGGGACCACGTCCGGATCCGGACCCAGCAGTCGGAGAAATGGTGATGGAGATCGTGCGTCAGCGCAATCTCCATCCGACATGGGGTCCTCAGAAACTTCGTGTGATACTTCTGCGGTCCCACCCGGAGGATGAGGTTCCAAGCGAGCGTACAATCGGACGCGTGCTCGGAAAGTGTGGAATGGTGCCTCCTCGCCGCCAGGGGCACTCTGGGGGTATTCGTCTCCAGCAAGGTCTTCCGGCACAAGCTCCAAATGATGTATGGACCATAGACTTCAAAGGATGGTGGCATGTTCGGAATGGAATCCGCTGTGATCCGTTGACACTACGGGACGAATACAGTCGGTACCTGTTCGCGATCCAGGCGCTTCCCAGTCTGAAATGGGAAGGCGTGCGTGCAGTCATGGAGCGGGTCTTCGAGCAATACGGCATGCCCAAGGTGATCCACAGTGACAACGGGCGTCCATTTGCCGCCAGCAATGGATTGTGCGGATTGACCAAGCTATCCGCGTGGTGGTTGGCTCTGGGAATCGACCTGTACCGGAACCGCCCACGGCATCCCCAGGACAACGGTGGCCATGAAAGGATGCACCGTGATGTACGGGCTGAATTGCAGGTGGACCCGAAAGCGGATCTGGCAACACAGCAAGAGGCATTTGATGCCTGGCGAATGGACTTCAACATGGTGAGACCTCATGAGGCACTGGGTCAGCGTACACCGGCACAGGTGTACAACTCATCGAATCGCCCCTATCCAGGGCATGTCGATTCCGTGGCCTATCCCAAGCACATGGATGTACGGGTGGTACGGCGTCGAGGGACTATCCGTTACCTCAATCGAGAGTGTTACTTGACCGAAGCCTTGAGCAATTGGCCGGTTGGACTTGAGATGTCTCCCAAAGATCGATTGCGTGTATGGTTTGCGAATGTTTGTCTGGGGGAAACGGATGCGCGCTTTGGCTCGCCGCTTCAGCCTCCGGCCTTCGCGGCGAGCCAAGGGGATAAGCCACAATTAGTCAACGGCGAGTTGTTACCTAAATAG
- a CDS encoding GIY-YIG nuclease family protein, with protein sequence MGATKNRHSRACGNPDRLHDKHLCVNPSRHCNRDSHLNPLSPFTSHPRFTALRNCWRPEVKLPTVYILASRRNGVLYVGVTSDLVQRIHQHRSGLFEGFCRRYSVHRLVHFEHHGTMEAAILREKRIKKWRRAWKIQLIEAGNPEWVDLWAGLRDV encoded by the coding sequence ATGGGGGCGACCAAAAATCGTCATTCCCGCGCATGCGGGAATCCCGATCGGTTACACGACAAGCATCTTTGTGTCAATCCCTCGCGACACTGCAACAGAGATTCGCACCTGAACCCCTTGTCCCCATTTACATCACATCCCCGGTTCACTGCATTGAGGAATTGCTGGAGACCGGAAGTGAAACTCCCCACAGTATACATCTTGGCCAGTCGCCGCAATGGTGTCCTGTATGTCGGGGTGACAAGTGATCTCGTGCAGCGGATCCATCAACACCGATCAGGGCTGTTCGAAGGATTCTGCAGGAGATATTCTGTGCATCGGCTTGTTCATTTCGAACACCATGGAACCATGGAAGCTGCAATCTTGCGTGAGAAGAGGATCAAGAAATGGCGGCGTGCATGGAAGATCCAACTGATTGAAGCGGGGAATCCTGAATGGGTGGATCTTTGGGCAGGGTTGCGGGATGTGTGA